In one Magnetospirillum sp. genomic region, the following are encoded:
- a CDS encoding AAA family ATPase — translation MADPFFLQSLSLTGFRAYLQPKTFDFSKKRCLAIFAPNGSGKSSFIDALEFILSKDGTLEKLGQRAVNNQAGPNALAHNLAEKAKITPTVAISVVSGKKVSSGSRPAAGTKRPIPDVATTINACFAVPPIIRGHSLRSFVEEHTPEQRYTDVANWLQLGPLVEVQKNLRLLRTQIKSEAEDKTEFRRIDVQLAKETNQAIKTWDAAAVVSHINTAILAPLDSALVLTSFDVSNPAYIELEARAKAEENKVGLAGLRQIRNAAADLWLAKTDSDSGETVVSGAVPSFDTAVATLTAAEVKEGEERDKAAGTVFQALWKAAEPLFAEDAPILDACPVCTTPIANTEAGSAEAIRNHVAKHLEQLADYATAKKARDDAKILALKAHTQVVASLRGLIGLLGDVDAPLRTELVAYQSGIVGWPKNAALASIEIAASISKLLIAVDKEISDIEAKQGDHTYIRAKAQVDRLRELEGERNLALQISKEMGKLSDALMAQTTTISAEIRKKVQALLEKLQKPMNDIYKIIQGADAKPIRLELPGEEDGNQQRLNLLIDFAANRTGVQPGGYLSDSQIHSVALALRMAAIKQFNANAPIIALDDIVTSYDADHRRNISGLIATMFGDCQVLITTHDERFFLYLKDQLEDKAWHFTRIIGTDPAGPRFADHKVSDAMIEARWESGQSAANEMRQAEEEWLLCICRDFGVSVQIRPLEKAYSYERSELASALGGFLKKAKLEPALVPSVANRFLSSLATGVIENFGSHFQDVPYGSGSIGDEKARWEEFKTFRSQFICKKCNRTRFQRPLTLKKPVCAHDGCETQFEFGAVERHNGKAIKAPRVGDADL, via the coding sequence ATGGCTGATCCGTTTTTTTTACAGTCGTTGAGTCTGACTGGGTTCCGGGCTTACCTCCAGCCGAAGACCTTCGATTTCAGCAAAAAGCGATGTCTTGCTATCTTCGCGCCAAATGGCAGCGGTAAATCGAGCTTCATTGATGCGCTTGAGTTCATACTTTCCAAAGATGGAACGCTTGAAAAACTAGGGCAGCGCGCGGTTAACAATCAAGCCGGTCCGAATGCCCTTGCGCATAATCTTGCCGAGAAAGCAAAGATCACACCGACCGTGGCGATCAGCGTAGTTTCAGGTAAGAAGGTCTCGAGCGGTAGTCGCCCTGCAGCAGGTACGAAACGTCCGATTCCTGATGTTGCAACTACGATCAATGCTTGTTTTGCGGTTCCGCCCATTATTCGCGGTCATTCTCTCCGTTCTTTTGTAGAAGAACATACGCCGGAGCAGCGTTACACGGATGTCGCAAATTGGTTGCAACTTGGCCCGCTGGTAGAAGTACAAAAGAACCTAAGGCTGCTTCGCACGCAGATTAAGTCTGAGGCCGAAGATAAGACGGAGTTCAGGCGCATCGATGTCCAGCTTGCCAAGGAGACCAACCAGGCGATTAAAACTTGGGACGCAGCCGCAGTTGTTTCCCATATCAATACGGCGATTCTTGCGCCACTTGACTCGGCTCTAGTCCTCACATCCTTTGATGTATCTAATCCAGCCTATATCGAACTAGAGGCGCGCGCCAAAGCGGAGGAGAACAAGGTTGGGCTCGCCGGCCTGCGGCAAATCCGAAACGCGGCTGCCGACTTGTGGCTGGCTAAAACTGACAGCGATAGCGGTGAAACAGTCGTCAGTGGCGCAGTTCCGAGCTTCGATACCGCCGTCGCGACACTCACTGCTGCTGAAGTCAAGGAAGGCGAAGAGCGTGACAAAGCAGCCGGGACCGTGTTTCAGGCTCTGTGGAAAGCCGCTGAGCCGCTTTTTGCCGAGGACGCGCCGATATTAGATGCCTGTCCGGTTTGTACAACACCGATTGCGAATACGGAGGCCGGCAGCGCAGAAGCGATTCGCAACCACGTTGCAAAACACCTTGAGCAGCTAGCCGATTATGCAACTGCCAAGAAGGCGCGCGACGATGCTAAGATTCTGGCACTAAAGGCCCATACACAAGTAGTGGCGTCGCTTCGTGGGTTGATTGGTTTGCTTGGAGATGTGGATGCGCCGCTCAGAACCGAATTGGTTGCGTATCAGTCAGGCATCGTCGGTTGGCCGAAAAACGCTGCGTTAGCCTCGATCGAAATCGCAGCCTCGATCTCCAAGCTACTGATAGCTGTCGATAAAGAGATTTCCGACATTGAGGCTAAACAAGGGGATCACACCTATATCAGGGCCAAAGCACAGGTCGATCGTCTAAGGGAGCTGGAGGGCGAACGGAATCTCGCGCTGCAGATAAGCAAGGAAATGGGGAAGTTGTCTGATGCGCTCATGGCGCAAACGACAACGATCTCGGCGGAGATCCGAAAGAAAGTGCAGGCACTGCTTGAAAAACTTCAGAAGCCAATGAATGACATATACAAGATCATTCAGGGCGCGGATGCCAAGCCGATCCGGCTTGAGCTTCCGGGAGAAGAGGATGGAAATCAGCAGCGCCTCAATCTGCTGATTGATTTTGCTGCGAATCGGACCGGTGTACAGCCGGGCGGCTATTTAAGCGACTCCCAGATCCATTCAGTGGCGTTGGCGCTGCGTATGGCGGCGATCAAGCAGTTCAACGCGAATGCGCCCATCATCGCGCTCGACGACATTGTCACCTCTTACGATGCCGATCATCGCCGCAACATTTCTGGGCTGATTGCCACTATGTTCGGCGACTGCCAAGTTCTAATCACTACCCATGACGAGAGATTCTTTCTCTACTTGAAGGATCAACTTGAAGATAAGGCCTGGCATTTCACCCGTATTATCGGCACCGACCCAGCCGGGCCGAGATTCGCAGATCATAAGGTGAGTGACGCGATGATCGAGGCTCGTTGGGAGTCCGGGCAGTCGGCGGCCAACGAGATGCGCCAAGCCGAAGAGGAATGGTTACTCTGCATTTGCCGCGATTTTGGCGTTAGTGTTCAAATCCGACCACTGGAGAAGGCCTATTCGTACGAGCGTAGTGAGTTGGCATCAGCGCTGGGCGGTTTCCTCAAGAAAGCTAAGCTGGAACCAGCCTTGGTGCCGAGTGTCGCCAATCGCTTCCTCTCAAGCCTTGCAACCGGCGTCATTGAAAACTTTGGGAGTCATTTTCAGGACGTGCCTTATGGCAGCGGCTCGATCGGCGATGAAAAGGCACGCTGGGAAGAGTTCAAGACCTTCCGAAGCCAGTTCATCTGTAAGAAATGTAATCGCACAAGGTTCCAAAGACCACTCACGCTTAAGAAGCCGGTATGCGCACATGACGGGTGTGAGACCCAATTTGAGTTCGGAGCTGTGGAGCGGCATAATGGTAAAGCGATCAAGGCCCCTCGAGTTGGCGACGCAGACCTTTGA
- a CDS encoding HsdR family type I site-specific deoxyribonuclease, translating into MPTRPLIPAETQRNLMIECGHRCCACGETVSLEKAHIIPWSETKDHSFENLVVLCSLCHKLSHDQKWDAKTLKKYKKKPWVARYKGVSADFGPKTLVTLELDTTKDNFEQERNRVLAAIAAVIDASPKDVLIVSVKQGSILLTVSVPADGADRLLHSVETQFKLQALLGPIKVAGIEPGVESASFQDERARRIASFNEGNTVEAHLRDILAGPSISRPREFSPGLARAGGRIAGLGWHYISPVDLPRQSQEVLVEAHLRDALIRLNPDIAATPGRADDVLYRLRAIVMGARSDGLVKANEEFSAWALGERSMPLGANGEHVTIRLIDFDDIEKNSFIVTQQFTIRAGKTEKRADLVLLVNGIPLVLIEAKTPVRSSQSWLDAALQVHDNYERNVPELFVPNVFSVATEGKEFRYGSVRMPVDLWGPWREGDGAQSLGAVEKAATSMLRPAMVLDMLGSFTAFATQKGKLRIKVIARYQQVDGVNKIVSRVVAGQPRKGLIWHFQGSGKSLLMLFAARKLRLHPALKNPTVLVVVDRIDLDSQISGTFYAADMPNMVRTEKRKDLADLLAKDARKVVITTIHKFAEADGVLNDRDNIIVLVDEAHRTQEGDLGRRMREALPNAFLFGLTGTPINRADKNTFYAFGAETDEGGYMSRYGLNDSIRDGATKELHFEPRLVDLHIDQKAIEEAYAELTQGLTDEDKDRLGKAAAKMSILVKAPERIRAICGDIAKHFQEKVAPNGFGAQVVTFDRESCLLYKQELDRHLPPEVSDVVISVNSGEPQYAPFKRDRDAEEKLLDRFRDPKDPLKIIIVTSKLLTGFDAPILQTMYLDKPLRDHTLLQAICRTNRPYGEQKTHGLIVDYLGIFDDVAQALKFDEEGVQKAVSNIAELINALPTALQKCLAYFAGVDRSLTGYEGLIAAQECIPNNDLRDAFAADFGVLARIWEALSPDPVLTQFESDFRWLAQVYESLKPSSGTGRLLWHRLGAKTIELIHANVRVDAVRDDLDTLVLDAGLLEAVLENPDPEKKGKEISIKLAGRLRKHAGNPKFKALGERLEDLRNRHQQGLLLSIDFLKELLALAKDVVRTERETPEEEDIDRGKAALTALFEEARNGDTPVMVKRAVDDIDEIVRAVRFDGWQATHAGEREVKKALRQTLFRYKLHQEADLFERAYAYVKEYY; encoded by the coding sequence ATGCCGACCCGCCCGTTAATCCCTGCGGAAACACAGCGCAACCTGATGATTGAGTGCGGGCATCGGTGTTGTGCATGCGGCGAAACTGTTTCGCTAGAGAAAGCGCATATCATCCCGTGGTCGGAGACTAAAGACCATTCATTCGAGAATCTGGTCGTGCTTTGCAGCCTTTGCCATAAGCTTTCACATGATCAAAAGTGGGATGCAAAGACGCTCAAGAAGTATAAGAAAAAGCCGTGGGTGGCTCGCTATAAAGGCGTCTCGGCCGATTTCGGACCAAAAACGTTGGTAACTCTTGAGCTCGATACGACCAAGGATAACTTCGAACAAGAGAGGAATCGAGTGCTCGCAGCGATCGCGGCGGTTATCGACGCCTCGCCGAAGGACGTGCTTATCGTGTCCGTAAAGCAGGGCAGCATTCTTCTGACTGTTTCGGTTCCGGCTGATGGAGCCGACAGATTGCTGCATTCGGTGGAAACTCAATTCAAACTGCAAGCCCTGTTGGGACCCATCAAAGTGGCTGGGATTGAACCTGGCGTGGAAAGCGCATCATTCCAAGACGAACGCGCCCGTCGTATAGCCAGCTTCAATGAAGGGAACACCGTTGAAGCGCATCTGCGCGATATCCTGGCTGGTCCATCGATTTCACGTCCTCGAGAGTTTTCGCCTGGCTTGGCCCGCGCGGGTGGCAGGATTGCGGGCCTCGGCTGGCACTATATCTCCCCCGTCGACCTGCCCCGGCAGTCGCAAGAGGTACTCGTCGAAGCCCATCTTCGTGATGCACTGATCCGCCTGAACCCCGATATTGCTGCCACCCCAGGCCGGGCCGATGACGTGCTCTACCGCCTGCGCGCCATCGTCATGGGCGCGCGGTCGGACGGTCTGGTTAAGGCGAACGAGGAATTTTCTGCGTGGGCCTTGGGCGAGCGCTCAATGCCGCTCGGCGCAAATGGCGAGCACGTCACCATCCGATTGATCGATTTTGACGATATCGAGAAGAACAGTTTCATCGTCACCCAGCAGTTCACTATCCGGGCGGGCAAGACCGAAAAGCGCGCCGATCTGGTTCTTCTCGTCAACGGCATTCCTCTTGTCCTGATCGAGGCAAAGACGCCGGTGCGGTCAAGCCAGAGCTGGCTCGACGCCGCCTTGCAGGTGCATGACAACTACGAACGAAACGTGCCGGAACTGTTCGTGCCCAACGTCTTTTCGGTGGCGACCGAGGGAAAGGAGTTCCGCTATGGCTCGGTTCGGATGCCGGTCGACCTTTGGGGCCCCTGGCGAGAGGGCGACGGAGCGCAATCGCTGGGCGCGGTGGAAAAGGCCGCCACCTCGATGCTGCGACCGGCGATGGTTCTCGACATGCTCGGAAGCTTCACCGCGTTCGCGACGCAGAAGGGCAAGCTCCGCATCAAGGTAATCGCGCGCTATCAGCAGGTGGACGGCGTCAACAAGATCGTCTCGCGGGTGGTGGCGGGACAGCCGCGCAAAGGGCTGATCTGGCATTTCCAGGGTTCGGGCAAGTCGCTCTTGATGCTGTTCGCCGCGCGCAAGCTAAGGCTACATCCGGCGCTGAAGAACCCCACTGTGCTGGTGGTGGTCGACCGAATCGACCTCGATAGCCAAATCTCCGGCACCTTCTATGCCGCCGACATGCCCAACATGGTGCGCACCGAAAAACGCAAGGACCTGGCCGATCTGCTGGCTAAGGATGCGCGCAAGGTGGTGATCACCACGATTCACAAATTCGCCGAAGCCGATGGCGTGCTGAATGACCGCGACAACATCATCGTCCTGGTCGATGAGGCGCACCGAACGCAAGAAGGCGATCTCGGCCGCAGAATGCGCGAAGCGCTTCCGAACGCGTTTCTGTTCGGTCTAACCGGTACGCCGATCAACCGGGCCGACAAGAACACCTTCTACGCTTTCGGCGCCGAGACTGACGAGGGCGGCTACATGAGCCGCTATGGGCTCAACGACTCGATTCGCGACGGCGCAACAAAAGAGCTGCATTTCGAGCCGCGACTGGTAGACCTGCACATCGACCAGAAGGCCATCGAGGAAGCATACGCCGAGTTGACGCAGGGCCTGACAGACGAGGACAAAGATCGGCTGGGCAAGGCTGCTGCGAAGATGTCGATCCTGGTGAAAGCGCCCGAGCGCATCCGTGCGATCTGTGGCGATATCGCCAAGCATTTCCAGGAGAAGGTCGCCCCGAACGGTTTCGGCGCGCAGGTGGTGACCTTCGACCGCGAAAGCTGCCTGCTCTACAAGCAGGAACTCGACCGGCACCTGCCGCCCGAGGTCTCAGACGTTGTGATCTCGGTCAACAGCGGCGAGCCGCAATACGCGCCCTTTAAGCGTGATCGGGATGCCGAGGAAAAGCTATTAGACCGTTTCCGCGATCCGAAGGACCCACTCAAGATCATCATAGTGACGTCGAAGCTGTTGACCGGCTTCGACGCGCCGATCTTGCAGACGATGTACCTGGACAAGCCGCTGCGCGATCACACGCTGCTGCAGGCAATCTGCCGCACTAACCGTCCGTATGGCGAGCAGAAGACGCATGGTCTGATCGTCGACTACCTCGGCATCTTCGACGACGTGGCGCAGGCGCTGAAGTTCGACGAGGAAGGTGTGCAGAAGGCGGTGTCGAACATCGCCGAGTTGATCAACGCACTCCCTACAGCCTTACAAAAGTGCCTCGCCTATTTCGCTGGCGTGGATCGCAGCCTGACCGGATACGAGGGCCTGATCGCCGCGCAGGAGTGCATCCCGAACAACGACCTGCGCGACGCGTTCGCTGCCGACTTTGGCGTCCTGGCGCGGATTTGGGAGGCGTTGTCGCCCGATCCGGTGCTTACCCAGTTTGAGTCTGACTTTCGCTGGCTGGCACAGGTCTACGAATCACTGAAACCGTCTAGCGGCACAGGTCGGCTCCTCTGGCATCGCCTTGGCGCCAAGACCATAGAGTTGATCCACGCCAACGTCCGTGTTGATGCCGTGCGCGACGATCTCGACACGCTGGTCCTCGATGCCGGACTGCTGGAAGCTGTGCTCGAAAATCCCGATCCCGAAAAGAAGGGCAAGGAAATCTCGATAAAGCTGGCGGGCCGCTTACGGAAACACGCAGGCAATCCGAAATTCAAAGCGCTTGGCGAACGCCTGGAGGACCTCAGGAATCGGCACCAGCAGGGTCTGCTCCTTTCGATCGACTTCTTGAAGGAGCTTCTGGCTCTGGCAAAGGACGTCGTGAGGACCGAGCGCGAAACTCCCGAAGAAGAGGATATCGATCGCGGCAAGGCGGCACTGACCGCACTGTTCGAGGAGGCGCGGAACGGCGACACGCCGGTAATGGTCAAACGGGCCGTCGATGATATCGACGAGATTGTGCGCGCGGTGCGCTTCGATGGTTGGCAGGCGACACACGCTGGCGAGCGCGAGGTAAAGAAGGCGCTACGGCAGACACTCTTTCGCTACAAGCTTCATCAGGAAGCGGATCTGTTTGAGAGGGCATATGCCTATGTCAAAGAGTACTATTAA
- a CDS encoding restriction endonuclease subunit S, producing MLERPISKAGSTRVAFGDVVRLSKVRVADPEAAGIERVVGLEHIEPGDLRIRRWGDVADGTTFTTLFKPGQVLFGKRRAYQRKVAVADFEGVCSGDIYVLEPAIDRLMPELLPFLCQTDAFFDHAVGTSAGSLSPRTNWTSLATFEFLLPPIQEQARMVGALMAANEVRDGLGTVADSAALAMRSFCKTLFIEKRKEIARTRIGEVATVRNGTTPSRENPDFWNGNVPWLPTGKVNERYIEAATECITELALRKCSLRLIPAGSTLVAMIGEGTTRGKAALLRIDATTNQNFAAVSPSEGIVPEFLFYQLESCYEPLRHWSHGTNQHALNTKLVSDFPIWVPRIDEQKEIVAEIAVLENQRVAAERRRDSFQCFYQKISAKVFDA from the coding sequence ATGCTTGAGCGGCCGATTTCCAAGGCGGGGTCGACACGCGTGGCCTTTGGCGACGTGGTACGCCTGTCGAAAGTGCGTGTGGCCGATCCGGAGGCCGCCGGGATCGAACGTGTGGTGGGGCTGGAGCATATCGAACCCGGAGACTTGCGCATCCGGCGCTGGGGTGACGTGGCCGATGGCACTACCTTCACCACGTTGTTCAAGCCGGGACAGGTTCTGTTCGGCAAGCGCCGTGCCTATCAGCGCAAGGTGGCGGTGGCGGATTTCGAAGGGGTTTGTTCCGGCGACATCTATGTGCTGGAACCGGCGATTGATCGGCTGATGCCCGAATTGCTGCCGTTTCTGTGTCAGACCGATGCCTTCTTCGATCATGCCGTCGGTACCTCGGCCGGGTCGCTGTCGCCGCGCACCAACTGGACCAGTCTGGCAACGTTCGAGTTCCTACTACCACCAATCCAGGAGCAGGCGCGGATGGTGGGAGCACTGATGGCAGCAAATGAGGTCCGTGATGGACTCGGTACTGTCGCCGACTCTGCTGCGTTAGCGATGCGTTCGTTCTGCAAGACACTGTTCATTGAGAAGAGAAAAGAGATTGCGCGAACGCGCATTGGGGAGGTCGCAACCGTTCGAAACGGCACAACACCCAGTCGTGAGAACCCAGACTTCTGGAACGGAAACGTTCCGTGGCTGCCGACAGGAAAGGTCAATGAACGTTACATCGAAGCGGCTACTGAGTGCATAACTGAACTCGCTCTGAGAAAATGCTCACTTCGGCTGATCCCGGCAGGTTCGACACTCGTGGCCATGATCGGCGAAGGAACAACACGCGGTAAGGCGGCGCTGCTCAGGATCGACGCCACCACCAATCAGAACTTTGCGGCGGTATCGCCTAGTGAGGGCATCGTTCCCGAGTTCCTCTTCTATCAGCTTGAATCCTGCTACGAGCCGCTACGCCATTGGAGCCACGGAACCAATCAGCATGCTTTGAATACGAAGCTAGTATCTGATTTCCCCATTTGGGTACCGCGCATCGACGAACAGAAGGAAATCGTCGCGGAGATTGCCGTGCTCGAAAACCAGCGCGTAGCGGCAGAAAGACGGCGAGATAGCTTCCAATGCTTCTACCAGAAGATTTCAGCGAAAGTGTTCGATGCGTGA
- a CDS encoding class I SAM-dependent DNA methyltransferase, with protein sequence MGQISQRELESYLWGAATLLRGLIDASDYKQYIFPLMFFKRLSDVWDEDYQKALDETGDAGYATDTANDRFVIPKGAHWRDVRVAPRDVGRALLSAFLAIESANPERLQGVFGNANWTDKAETPDSTLKNLIEHFSKHDLTLAAVPEDELGNGYEYLIKKFADDSGHTAQEFYTNRTLVHLMAQMLEPQPGESIYDPTCGTGGMLISCLAEVKRRGGDIRTNGLYGQELITITAAIARMNLVIHGVDDFHIASGNTLATPAFVEGDRLRTFDVVLANPPYSIKKWNRGAWEQDAWGRNFLGTPPQGRADYAFFQHILSSMDPKTGRCAVLFPHGVLFRNEEAEMRRRLIESDRVECVLGLGPGLFYNSPMEACVVICRSRKPAARKGRILFIDAVAEIARERAQSLLRPDHQMRILSAYQAFADDPGFAAVAEATDVLAADGNLSIARYVKRLKAAVAGGGTTLAATWAAFDEEGREFWTGMDALVDMLDGLAPSEDSDA encoded by the coding sequence ATGGGCCAGATTAGCCAACGCGAACTCGAAAGCTATCTCTGGGGCGCTGCGACCCTGCTGCGTGGCCTCATCGATGCCAGCGACTACAAGCAATACATCTTCCCGCTGATGTTCTTTAAACGCCTGTCCGACGTTTGGGACGAGGATTATCAAAAAGCCCTCGATGAAACTGGGGACGCGGGCTATGCCACTGACACCGCCAACGATCGCTTCGTGATCCCCAAAGGCGCCCACTGGAGAGATGTCCGCGTCGCGCCGCGCGATGTGGGGCGCGCACTGCTGTCGGCCTTCCTCGCCATCGAGTCGGCGAATCCAGAACGCCTGCAGGGCGTCTTCGGTAATGCGAACTGGACCGATAAGGCCGAGACGCCCGACAGCACGCTGAAGAATTTGATCGAGCATTTCTCCAAGCACGACCTGACCCTTGCTGCCGTGCCAGAGGATGAGCTCGGCAATGGCTACGAATACTTGATCAAGAAATTCGCCGACGACAGCGGTCACACTGCACAGGAGTTCTACACCAACCGCACACTTGTCCATCTGATGGCGCAGATGCTGGAGCCCCAGCCCGGCGAAAGCATCTATGACCCGACCTGCGGCACCGGTGGCATGTTGATCTCATGCTTGGCCGAGGTGAAGAGGCGCGGCGGTGATATCCGCACCAACGGTCTTTATGGGCAGGAGTTGATCACCATCACCGCTGCCATCGCGCGGATGAACCTAGTCATCCATGGCGTGGACGATTTCCACATCGCCAGCGGCAACACGCTGGCAACGCCCGCCTTCGTGGAGGGCGATCGACTAAGAACTTTCGACGTGGTCCTGGCCAACCCACCCTATTCTATCAAGAAATGGAACCGGGGCGCTTGGGAGCAGGATGCCTGGGGCCGCAACTTCCTCGGCACTCCGCCGCAGGGGCGGGCGGATTACGCGTTCTTCCAGCACATCCTGTCGTCGATGGACCCGAAGACCGGGCGTTGTGCGGTCCTGTTCCCACATGGCGTGCTGTTCCGCAACGAAGAGGCCGAGATGCGGCGTAGGCTGATCGAATCCGACCGGGTCGAATGCGTACTGGGGCTGGGGCCGGGGCTGTTCTACAACTCACCGATGGAGGCCTGCGTGGTAATCTGCAGGTCGCGGAAACCGGCGGCGCGCAAGGGCCGTATCCTGTTCATCGATGCGGTGGCCGAGATTGCGCGCGAACGGGCGCAAAGCTTACTGCGCCCGGACCATCAAATGCGCATCCTGTCGGCCTATCAGGCCTTTGCCGATGATCCCGGCTTTGCCGCGGTGGCGGAGGCGACCGATGTGCTGGCGGCTGACGGCAATCTGTCGATTGCCCGCTATGTGAAGCGGCTCAAGGCTGCGGTGGCAGGTGGGGGTACCACGCTGGCGGCGACCTGGGCGGCGTTTGATGAGGAAGGGCGCGAGTTCTGGACGGGCATGGACGCGCTGGTGGACATGCTCGATGGCCTTGCGCCTTCGGAGGATTCCGATGCTTGA
- a CDS encoding class I SAM-dependent DNA methyltransferase produces the protein MSTANEPEDQGRQLKSAMWDAANTLRGSAVDRTDWKGYILPLLFFKRISDVWDEETVAAREIFGDADSSLFPEVHRFVLPDGCHWNDIREAPANVGAALQKAMQQIERANPDTLFRVFGSADWGNKEKFSDELLKDLIEGFSEIGLGNTTVSTDVLGDAYEYLVGKFADVTRRNKAGEFYTPRSVVRMMVEILDPKESESIYDPACGTGGMLLGAIEHVVRKGGDPRTFYGKIYGQEKNLTTAAIARMNLVLHGIEDFQVAREDTLRNPAFTDSSTGGLATFDCVIANPPFSLKEWGRDIWEADPWGRAQYGIPPESYGDYAFVQHMIASMAPAGNSRMAVVLPQGALFRKSAEGSIRQALLEKDMVESVIGLASNLFYGTQLAGCVMVLRRKKPAARKNKVLIIDASSLFRKGRAQNFLDQEHSDQIVAWHRAFEDAEDRAKVVTLDEIKKEGWTLNISRYVLPPIGEDIPPLPDAVEAFKTALVDARAAEDYLRKVLTEGGWLQ, from the coding sequence ATGTCGACGGCCAATGAACCGGAAGACCAAGGACGTCAGCTAAAGTCAGCCATGTGGGACGCGGCGAACACTCTTCGCGGTTCCGCAGTCGATCGCACAGATTGGAAGGGCTACATCCTTCCTTTGCTGTTCTTCAAGCGCATCTCCGACGTCTGGGACGAAGAAACCGTTGCTGCTCGCGAGATTTTCGGTGATGCGGACTCGTCACTCTTTCCCGAGGTGCATCGCTTCGTGCTCCCGGACGGCTGCCACTGGAATGACATCAGGGAGGCACCCGCTAACGTCGGCGCCGCTCTGCAAAAGGCCATGCAGCAGATCGAGCGGGCCAACCCGGACACGCTCTTCCGCGTCTTCGGCTCGGCAGACTGGGGCAACAAGGAGAAGTTCTCCGACGAATTGCTGAAGGATCTGATTGAGGGGTTCTCCGAGATCGGGCTGGGCAACACGACGGTCAGCACGGACGTGCTCGGTGACGCGTACGAGTATCTGGTCGGTAAGTTTGCTGACGTCACGCGCCGAAACAAGGCGGGTGAGTTCTACACCCCGCGCAGTGTCGTGCGCATGATGGTCGAGATCCTCGACCCCAAGGAAAGCGAGAGTATCTACGATCCCGCTTGCGGAACTGGCGGCATGCTGCTTGGGGCTATCGAGCACGTTGTCCGCAAAGGCGGTGATCCACGCACCTTCTACGGCAAGATTTATGGTCAGGAGAAGAACCTGACCACGGCTGCGATCGCGCGGATGAACCTCGTTCTGCACGGGATTGAGGATTTCCAGGTGGCGCGCGAGGACACGCTGCGCAATCCGGCCTTTACGGATTCCAGCACTGGCGGACTAGCCACCTTCGACTGCGTGATCGCGAATCCGCCGTTCTCGCTCAAGGAATGGGGCCGCGATATTTGGGAGGCCGACCCTTGGGGCCGCGCCCAGTACGGCATCCCGCCCGAGAGCTATGGCGACTATGCCTTTGTCCAGCACATGATTGCGTCGATGGCGCCCGCCGGGAACAGCCGCATGGCGGTCGTCCTGCCTCAAGGTGCGCTGTTCCGGAAATCGGCCGAAGGCTCCATCCGGCAGGCTCTGCTCGAAAAGGACATGGTCGAGTCGGTCATCGGCCTAGCGTCGAACTTGTTCTACGGCACGCAACTGGCAGGCTGTGTGATGGTACTGCGCCGCAAGAAGCCCGCAGCCCGCAAGAATAAGGTCCTGATCATCGACGCTTCCAGCCTGTTCCGGAAAGGCCGGGCGCAGAACTTTCTCGACCAGGAGCACAGCGACCAGATTGTTGCTTGGCACCGCGCCTTCGAGGATGCCGAGGACCGCGCCAAGGTCGTAACACTTGACGAGATCAAGAAGGAAGGCTGGACGCTGAATATTTCGCGCTACGTCCTGCCACCCATCGGCGAGGATATCCCGCCGCTGCCCGACGCCGTAGAGGCGTTCAAGACTGCGCTCGTCGATGCCCGGGCAGCCGAGGATTATCTGCGCAAGGTGCTGACCGAAGGGGGGTGGCTGCAATGA